Proteins encoded within one genomic window of Halorussus salilacus:
- a CDS encoding type IV pilin encodes MNLSEALKSFVGGDEERAVSPVIGVILMVAITVILAAVIGTFVLGLGDRVGQSSPNANFGFDYSAGNDIVVEVTHDGGDSVEANQVNVSVGGADVYADGELVDDSGENSSSWSGDITAGDSIYVDGKFSDGDEVRVIWSASGSDQTAVIGESEVDI; translated from the coding sequence ATGAATCTGTCAGAGGCACTCAAGTCGTTCGTCGGCGGTGACGAGGAGCGAGCGGTCAGTCCCGTCATCGGCGTCATCCTGATGGTCGCGATTACGGTCATCCTCGCGGCCGTCATCGGAACGTTCGTCCTCGGTCTCGGTGACCGGGTCGGGCAATCGAGTCCGAACGCGAACTTCGGGTTCGATTACAGCGCAGGTAACGACATAGTTGTTGAAGTCACCCACGATGGCGGTGATTCGGTGGAGGCCAACCAAGTGAATGTCTCTGTTGGTGGGGCAGACGTCTACGCTGACGGAGAATTAGTAGATGATAGTGGTGAGAATAGCAGTAGTTGGAGTGGCGACATCACCGCTGGAGATTCCATTTACGTGGATGGGAAATTCTCTGACGGTGACGAGGTCCGAGTCATCTGGTCGGCCTCTGGTAGCGACCAGACCGCCGTCATCGGCGAGTCCGAAGTCGACATCTAA
- a CDS encoding type IV pilin → MKLKTLFEDDGAVSPVIGVILMVAITVILAAVIGTFVLGLGDQVSEASPNSQFGFGYGTAEGGSDYVNITHDGGEGVNTDQISVQIGGTLAWNGTSEYTEYKTGGDNDFVNAGGTNGWDKEKITAGDSLDIQENGADMTDGDSVKVIWNAPGSDKTAVIGESEVSL, encoded by the coding sequence ATGAAACTCAAGACACTGTTCGAAGACGACGGGGCGGTCAGCCCTGTCATCGGCGTGATACTAATGGTCGCGATTACGGTGATTCTCGCGGCCGTGATCGGAACGTTCGTGTTGGGACTCGGTGACCAAGTGAGCGAGGCGAGTCCGAACTCGCAGTTTGGGTTTGGATACGGAACCGCTGAGGGTGGATCAGATTACGTGAATATCACCCACGATGGCGGTGAAGGAGTAAATACGGATCAGATAAGTGTTCAAATCGGCGGGACTCTCGCTTGGAATGGGACTAGTGAATATACGGAATACAAAACCGGCGGTGATAATGACTTCGTGAATGCTGGTGGGACGAACGGTTGGGATAAGGAGAAGATAACTGCTGGTGATAGCTTGGACATACAGGAAAATGGAGCTGACATGACCGATGGCGACTCGGTGAAGGTCATCTGGAACGCTCCCGGTAGCGACAAGACAGCCGTCATTGGCGAGTCCGAGGTGAGTCTCTAA
- a CDS encoding homing endonuclease associated repeat-containing protein: MSQQVAPETLRAALQSLAARLGKTPTVVDMHEEGDYAPELYQEVFGSWNEALEAAGLDPDEMGSKRIPDRELLAELQRLYTELGKPPTQQDMTERGEYSNRTYQLRFGSWSSALQEAMLDTNDRISEAELLREIERLADELGRAPRVADMDERGEYAPVTYHRRFGSWRRALAEADLDGITPG; the protein is encoded by the coding sequence ATGAGCCAGCAGGTCGCTCCGGAGACCCTTCGGGCCGCGCTCCAGTCGCTGGCGGCCCGGCTCGGCAAGACGCCGACCGTCGTGGACATGCACGAGGAGGGCGACTACGCTCCGGAGCTGTACCAGGAGGTGTTCGGAAGCTGGAACGAAGCGCTCGAAGCCGCCGGACTCGACCCCGACGAGATGGGGAGCAAGCGCATCCCCGACCGCGAGCTGTTGGCGGAGCTCCAGCGTCTCTACACCGAACTCGGCAAGCCGCCGACCCAGCAGGACATGACCGAGCGCGGCGAGTACTCCAACCGGACCTACCAGCTGCGGTTCGGCAGCTGGTCGTCGGCGCTTCAGGAGGCGATGCTCGACACCAACGACCGCATCTCCGAGGCCGAACTCCTCCGGGAGATCGAGCGGCTGGCCGACGAACTGGGCCGCGCGCCAAGGGTGGCCGACATGGACGAGCGCGGCGAGTACGCGCCGGTCACCTACCACCGCCGGTTCGGGTCGTGGCGGCGGGCGCTCGCGGAGGCCGACCTCGACGGTATCACCCCCGGCTGA
- a CDS encoding plastocyanin/azurin family copper-binding protein: protein MKRRTFVSAASAAALAGLAGCGAPTGDDGNGGNGGEGDGATTEEAEDGETTEEEDGETTEGTETTTEDTETTAGEDGDGGGVEVAMITEGSEYYFDPIGLAVEPGTTVTFVNESGAHSSTAYAEGNGGAEVTRIPEDAEPWDSETISEEGATFEHTFEVEGTYDYFCIPHKTLGMVGRIVVGEPGGPGEEGMPPDGEVPDSDTIVEEGSVSYEDFSG from the coding sequence ATGAAGCGACGAACGTTCGTCAGCGCCGCGAGCGCGGCCGCGCTGGCTGGACTCGCGGGGTGCGGGGCACCGACCGGGGACGATGGGAACGGTGGAAACGGCGGCGAGGGGGACGGGGCGACGACCGAAGAAGCCGAGGATGGGGAGACGACGGAGGAGGAAGACGGCGAGACCACGGAGGGCACGGAGACGACCACCGAGGACACGGAGACGACCGCGGGAGAGGACGGCGACGGCGGGGGAGTCGAGGTCGCGATGATAACCGAGGGCAGCGAGTACTACTTCGACCCCATCGGGCTGGCGGTCGAACCCGGAACCACGGTCACGTTCGTCAACGAGAGCGGGGCCCACTCCTCGACGGCCTACGCCGAGGGCAACGGCGGCGCGGAGGTGACGCGCATCCCCGAGGACGCCGAGCCGTGGGACAGCGAGACCATCTCGGAGGAGGGCGCGACCTTCGAGCACACCTTCGAGGTCGAGGGGACCTACGACTACTTCTGCATCCCGCACAAGACGCTGGGGATGGTCGGGCGCATCGTGGTCGGGGAGCCGGGCGGCCCGGGCGAGGAGGGGATGCCCCCCGACGGCGAGGTGCCCGACAGCGACACCATCGTCGAGGAGGGGTCGGTGTCCTACGAGGACTTCTCGGGCTGA
- a CDS encoding M48 family metallopeptidase has translation MRRVGIRALMAVVGVALLVVYAGVAYLGVRLLAAAWFLRVDLLAAVAWATALAVALGYLSYRFGTARLLSQIRATDLPRSRAPRAHARLDSLVERMDAERPRLLVARMATPNALALDAPGGGALVVDRRLFRLLSGAEFEALLAHELAHLESRDALVQTLAYSAGRTLVWAVVLPALPFAVVLAGVGRALAWLRGRPPAEPVVGPRALRYQVGRVVMVGFVGLTLAVLAHSRRREFAADERAVEVTGDPLALARALRKIERASTPRWGLLAPLSVRGDEEGPVTRLLSTHPSMDERVERLLARAESEQTRVVNVG, from the coding sequence ATGCGCCGGGTCGGAATCCGCGCCCTGATGGCGGTCGTCGGGGTCGCGCTACTGGTCGTCTACGCCGGGGTGGCGTACCTCGGGGTCCGCCTGCTCGCGGCCGCGTGGTTCCTCCGGGTCGACCTGCTGGCGGCCGTCGCGTGGGCCACCGCGCTGGCCGTCGCGCTCGGCTACCTGAGCTACCGGTTCGGCACGGCGCGGCTCCTCTCGCAGATTCGCGCGACCGACCTCCCGCGGAGTCGCGCGCCCCGCGCCCACGCGAGACTCGACAGCCTCGTCGAGCGGATGGACGCCGAGCGACCCCGGTTGCTGGTCGCGCGGATGGCGACCCCCAACGCGCTGGCGCTCGACGCGCCCGGCGGCGGCGCGCTCGTGGTGGACCGCAGGCTGTTTCGGTTGCTGTCGGGCGCGGAGTTCGAGGCGTTGCTCGCCCACGAACTCGCGCATCTGGAGAGCAGGGACGCGCTCGTCCAGACGCTAGCGTACAGCGCCGGGCGGACGCTGGTGTGGGCGGTCGTCCTGCCCGCGCTCCCGTTCGCGGTCGTCCTCGCGGGCGTCGGGCGCGCGCTCGCGTGGCTGCGGGGGCGGCCGCCAGCCGAGCCGGTCGTGGGGCCGCGAGCGCTCCGCTATCAGGTCGGGCGGGTCGTGATGGTCGGGTTCGTCGGGCTCACGCTGGCGGTGCTGGCCCACTCCCGGCGGCGGGAGTTCGCGGCCGACGAGCGCGCGGTCGAGGTGACCGGCGACCCGCTCGCGCTCGCCCGCGCGCTCCGGAAGATCGAGCGCGCCTCGACCCCTCGCTGGGGACTGCTCGCGCCGCTGTCCGTCCGCGGCGACGAGGAGGGGCCGGTGACGCGACTCCTGTCGACCCACCCGTCGATGGACGAGCGCGTCGAGCGACTCCTCGCGCGCGCCGAGAGCGAGCAGACGCGAGTGGTGAACGTCGGGTAG
- a CDS encoding AAA family ATPase, whose amino-acid sequence MDQPTATQRCERVLDAVGSAVIADREFLETVLTGVLARGHVLLEDVPGTGKTLTARSFADALGLSFSRIQFTPDLLPADITGSNVYDEGTGDFEFSPGPVFANVVLADEINRAPPKTQAALLEAMGEGQVTVDGTTHDLPDPFFVLATQNPVEQEGTFGLPEAQRDRFIVKTQMGYPDEAGERELLDRRADRTAKAPSVDPVVQGREVAQIQRVLESVRVDAKLRDYVVALGRATREDDRVAVGVSPRGVQRLFEASRAVAVVAGRDYVAPDDVKRTVEPTFTHRLVPTDEASVRGVDRREIVADVLDRVEVPAVTPTQ is encoded by the coding sequence ATGGACCAACCGACGGCGACCCAGCGGTGCGAGCGCGTCCTCGACGCGGTCGGGAGCGCGGTCATCGCCGACCGCGAGTTCCTCGAGACCGTCCTGACGGGAGTCCTCGCGCGGGGCCACGTCCTGCTGGAGGACGTGCCCGGCACGGGAAAGACCCTCACAGCCCGGAGCTTCGCCGACGCGCTCGGCCTCTCCTTCTCGCGCATCCAGTTCACGCCCGACCTCCTGCCCGCCGACATCACGGGGTCGAACGTCTACGACGAGGGGACCGGCGACTTCGAGTTCTCGCCCGGCCCCGTCTTCGCCAACGTGGTGCTGGCCGACGAGATAAATCGCGCCCCGCCCAAGACGCAGGCCGCCCTGCTCGAAGCGATGGGCGAGGGGCAGGTCACCGTGGACGGGACGACCCACGACCTCCCCGACCCCTTCTTCGTGCTCGCCACGCAGAACCCGGTCGAACAGGAGGGCACCTTCGGCCTGCCGGAGGCCCAGCGCGACCGCTTCATCGTCAAGACCCAGATGGGCTACCCCGACGAGGCGGGCGAGCGCGAACTTCTCGACCGCCGGGCCGACCGGACCGCGAAGGCCCCGAGCGTCGACCCGGTCGTGCAGGGCCGGGAGGTCGCCCAGATACAGCGCGTCCTCGAATCGGTGCGCGTGGACGCCAAGTTGCGGGACTACGTGGTCGCGCTCGGTCGGGCGACCCGCGAGGACGACCGCGTCGCGGTCGGGGTCTCGCCCCGCGGCGTCCAGCGCCTGTTCGAGGCCAGCAGGGCGGTCGCGGTCGTCGCCGGTCGCGACTACGTCGCGCCCGACGACGTGAAGCGAACCGTCGAACCGACCTTCACCCACCGGCTCGTCCCGACCGACGAGGCGAGCGTGCGCGGGGTCGACCGGCGCGAAATCGTCGCCGACGTGCTCGACCGGGTCGAGGTCCCGGCCGTGACGCCGACCCAGTGA
- a CDS encoding DUF7519 family protein — MGYAPYLAGLAVVAGVGAVHGPVLDALLDFVAGRLDAPLAEQFRRLSGGVVEFYGSETVVLGLTAVVAFLAATGLFALALGYLLGFVPDRAAGPSLAGGGLFLAAAFAGTLDAPLWLVLGCLAVALAVWDAGEFGATLGAEVGRAATTRQAELLHAVRSVGVGALAVVAAGGLAGALSTDASAGGVAGGVGEAGIALVGAVAAVVLLVAALR, encoded by the coding sequence GTGGGCTACGCGCCCTACCTCGCCGGACTCGCGGTGGTCGCTGGCGTCGGCGCGGTCCACGGGCCGGTTCTCGACGCCCTCCTCGATTTCGTCGCGGGACGGCTCGACGCGCCCCTCGCCGAGCAGTTCCGTCGGCTCTCGGGCGGCGTCGTGGAGTTCTACGGCTCCGAGACCGTGGTTCTCGGCCTCACAGCGGTCGTGGCGTTCCTCGCGGCGACCGGGCTGTTCGCGCTGGCGCTCGGGTACCTGCTCGGGTTCGTCCCCGACCGCGCGGCCGGACCGTCGCTGGCGGGCGGCGGCCTCTTCCTCGCGGCGGCGTTCGCGGGGACGCTCGACGCGCCGCTCTGGCTGGTCCTCGGCTGTCTCGCGGTCGCGCTGGCGGTCTGGGACGCGGGCGAGTTCGGGGCGACCCTCGGCGCGGAGGTCGGCCGGGCCGCGACCACCCGGCAGGCGGAGCTCCTCCACGCGGTCCGGTCGGTCGGCGTGGGCGCGCTCGCGGTCGTCGCGGCGGGCGGACTCGCGGGCGCGCTCTCGACCGACGCGAGCGCCGGGGGCGTCGCCGGAGGCGTCGGCGAGGCCGGAATCGCGCTGGTGGGCGCGGTCGCGGCGGTCGTGTTGCTGGTGGCTGCGTTGCGGTGA